The genomic region GTCCAAGCACCTCGGCGCCGACGTCAACCTGTCGTGGCCCACGGGCCAGATCGCGGTCGTCGGTGCCTCCGGTGCCGTCAACATCCTGTACCGCAAGCAGGTCGCGGCCGCCGACGATCCCGAGGCGATGCGCCAGGAGCTCATCACGGCGTACGAGGACGAGCTCTGCAACCCGTACATCGCGGCCGAGCGCGGCTACATCGACGCCGTCATCGAGCCGGCCACCACGCGCGCCGAGGTCACCAAGGCCCTGCGCCTGCTGAAGACCAAGCGCGAGACCCTGCCGCCCAAGAAGCACGGGAACATCCCCCTGTGAGCGACGAGTCGAACGAGACGGCCCCGGAGCCGCAGAAGCCGGCCCTGCGGGTCGTCAAGGGCGATCCCACGCCCGAGGAGCTCGCCGCCCTCGTCGCGGTGCTGGCCGCCCGGTCGGCGGCAGCGGCCGACGCGGCGTCACGGTCCCGCAAGCCCGTGCGGTCGGAGTGGGGCAGCCCCGCCCGGGCCGTCCGCGGCGTGCACCGCCACGGTGCCGACCAGTGGCGACGCTCCTCCTGGGGCTGACGTGCGCCCGTCGCGTGCGGCACTGAGCCACGAGCCGGACACCTCCGTGGCCGACTGGTTCGTCGGCGCCGACGCGCCCGCCCAGGTGCTCGCCGTGCAGGGTCCGCCCGGCTACGACGCCTACGCCACCGTCCACTTCGACGGCGCCGGCGACACCGCGGCGGGAACGGGCTACCGGAGCGACCCC from Aeromicrobium sp. Sec7.5 harbors:
- a CDS encoding acyl-CoA carboxylase epsilon subunit is translated as MSDESNETAPEPQKPALRVVKGDPTPEELAALVAVLAARSAAAADAASRSRKPVRSEWGSPARAVRGVHRHGADQWRRSSWG